DNA sequence from the Shewanella piezotolerans WP3 genome:
CTAATAGTTTGCGGTTCAAAACAGCTAGGTGCTAACAACGCCTTAAAATCGTTTAATAGCTTATCGACGCCGATGGATAGCTCCTCAGCAAAAGGCGTCGGCACAAAACCATTGGTTTTTCGCAGAAACAAGCGGTCATCGAACACATCACGCAGTTTTTTCAAATGCTCACTCACCGCTTGCTGAGTCATCCCCAGTTGGCTCGCCGCTTTAGAGGCATTCTGTTCGCGGATCAGCGCTTGGAATACCCGTAGCTGCTTAATGTCTAATCGGTCTAGTTTACT
Encoded proteins:
- a CDS encoding LysR family transcriptional regulator, translated to MSKLDRLDIKQLRVFQALIREQNASKAASQLGMTQQAVSEHLKKLRDVFDDRLFLRKTNGFVPTPFAEELSIGVDKLLNDFKALLAPSCFEPQTISGTFVIAATDYAQQVVLP